A window of the Enterobacteriaceae bacterium 4M9 genome harbors these coding sequences:
- the dnaG gene encoding DNA primase, whose translation MAGRIPRVFINDLLARTDIVDLIDARVKLKKQGKNFHACCPFHNEKTPSFTVSGEKQFFYCFGCGENGNAIDFLMKYDKLEFVESVEELASMHNLEIPYETGTGLTQIERHQRQNLYELMDGLNTFYQKALLNPKADAARRYLDTRGLSNDVVARFAIGYAPPGWDNALNQFGGNSENRQLLLDAGMLVNNDQGRTYDRFRNRIMFPIRDKRGRVIGFGGRVLGNDTPKYLNSPETDIFHKGRQLYGLYEAQQVADEPSRLLVVEGYMDVVALAQYDINYAVASLGTSTTADHIQLLFRVTNTVICCYDGDRAGRDAAWRALETALPYMSDGRQLRFMFLPDGEDPDTLVRKEGKAAFEARMETALPLSAFLFNTLLPQVDLSSPDGRTRLATLALPLINQVSGETLRIYLRQELGNKLGIFDDAALDRLVQKVAENTGRQPVAQLKRTTMRILIGLLLQNPELAPLVPALSALDSSKIPGLSLFSELVSTCLAQPGLTTGQLLEHYRGTKEAATLEKLATWDDIADKDIAEKTFTDALDHMFDSVLELRLTELIARSRTEGLTPAEREEVRVITQARARK comes from the coding sequence ATGGCTGGACGAATACCACGTGTTTTTATCAATGACCTGCTGGCGCGTACCGACATCGTCGATCTTATCGACGCGCGGGTAAAGCTCAAAAAGCAGGGCAAAAATTTTCACGCGTGTTGTCCTTTCCATAACGAGAAAACCCCCTCTTTTACCGTCAGCGGTGAAAAGCAGTTTTTCTACTGTTTTGGCTGCGGTGAAAACGGCAACGCCATTGATTTTTTGATGAAGTACGACAAGCTGGAGTTTGTCGAAAGCGTCGAAGAACTGGCGTCCATGCACAATCTGGAGATTCCCTATGAAACGGGAACAGGCCTTACCCAGATTGAGCGCCATCAGCGCCAGAATCTGTATGAGCTGATGGACGGGCTGAACACGTTCTACCAGAAAGCATTACTCAACCCGAAAGCGGACGCTGCGCGTCGTTATCTCGACACCCGCGGCCTGAGCAATGATGTGGTGGCGCGCTTTGCCATTGGCTATGCGCCGCCCGGCTGGGATAACGCGCTTAATCAGTTTGGTGGCAACAGCGAAAACCGGCAATTGCTGCTTGATGCCGGCATGCTGGTCAACAATGACCAGGGAAGAACGTACGACCGTTTTCGCAACCGGATTATGTTTCCGATTCGCGACAAACGTGGGCGAGTGATTGGCTTTGGCGGACGCGTGTTAGGTAACGATACGCCGAAGTATTTAAACTCCCCGGAAACCGATATTTTTCATAAAGGTCGCCAGCTTTACGGCCTGTATGAAGCTCAACAGGTTGCAGATGAACCGTCTCGCCTGTTAGTGGTCGAAGGTTACATGGATGTGGTGGCACTGGCGCAATATGACATTAATTACGCCGTTGCGTCGCTGGGCACCTCGACGACAGCCGACCATATTCAACTGCTGTTTCGCGTGACGAACACGGTAATTTGCTGCTACGACGGAGACCGCGCCGGGCGAGACGCAGCATGGCGAGCGCTGGAAACCGCGCTGCCGTATATGTCAGACGGCCGCCAGCTGCGATTTATGTTCCTGCCGGACGGTGAAGATCCGGATACGCTGGTGCGTAAAGAAGGCAAAGCCGCGTTTGAAGCGCGCATGGAAACAGCCCTGCCGCTCTCTGCCTTTTTGTTTAACACCCTGTTACCACAGGTTGATCTGAGTTCGCCCGACGGGCGCACCCGGCTCGCCACGCTGGCACTGCCGTTAATCAACCAGGTGTCGGGCGAAACGTTGCGTATTTATCTGCGCCAGGAATTGGGCAACAAGCTCGGGATTTTTGACGATGCCGCGCTTGACCGTCTGGTGCAAAAAGTTGCGGAAAACACGGGCCGACAGCCAGTAGCGCAGCTAAAACGCACAACCATGCGTATACTAATTGGATTATTGCTGCAAAACCCTGAACTGGCACCGCTGGTACCCGCGCTCAGTGCGCTGGACAGCAGTAAAATTCCGGGTTTGAGTTTGTTTAGCGAGCTGGTAAGCACATGCCTTGCACAGCCGGGTCTGACCACCGGGCAGTTGCTGGAGCATTATCGCGGCACAAAAGAAGCCGCTACCCTTGAAAAACTCGCCACCTGGGACGATATAGCAGATAAGGATATTGCAGAAAAAACGTTCACCGATGCACTGGACCATATGTTTGATTCCGTGCTGGAGTTGCGACTGACAGAATTGATCGCCCGTTCGCGGACAGAAGGTTTAACGCCCGCGGAGCGCGAAGAAGTGCGTGTCATTACTCAGGCACGCGCCAGAAAATAA
- the rpsU gene encoding 30S ribosomal protein S21 codes for MPVIKVRENEPFDVALRRFKRSCEKAGILAEVRRREFYEKPTTERKRAKASAVKRHAKKLARENARRTRLY; via the coding sequence ATGCCGGTAATTAAAGTACGTGAAAACGAGCCGTTCGACGTAGCACTGCGTCGCTTCAAGCGTTCCTGCGAAAAAGCAGGCATCCTGGCAGAAGTTCGTCGTCGTGAGTTCTATGAAAAACCGACTACCGAACGTAAGCGCGCTAAAGCTTCTGCTGTGAAACGTCACGCGAAGAAACTGGCTCGCGAAAACGCACGCCGCACTCGTCTGTACTAA
- the tsaD gene encoding tRNA (adenosine(37)-N6)-threonylcarbamoyltransferase complex transferase subunit TsaD: MRVLGIETSCDETGVAIYDDKQGLLANQLYSQVKLHADYGGVVPELASRDHVRKTVPLIQAALKEAHLSSSDINAVAYTAGPGLVGALLVGATIGRALAFAWDVPAVAVHHMEGHLLAPMLEDNPPEFPFVALLVSGGHTQLISVTGIGEYELLGESIDDAAGEAFDKTAKLLGLDYPGGPMLSKMAAQGTAGRYVFPRPMTDRPGLDFSFSGLKTFAANTIRSGDSDEQTRADIARAFEDAVVDTLMIKCKRALDQTGFKRLVIAGGVSANRTLRAKLAEMMAKRRGEVFYARPEFCTDNGAMIAYAGMVRLKAGCVTDLSVSVRPRWPLSELPAAV, translated from the coding sequence ATGCGTGTACTGGGAATAGAAACATCCTGCGACGAAACCGGCGTCGCCATCTACGACGACAAACAGGGGTTGTTAGCCAACCAATTGTACAGTCAGGTAAAACTGCACGCGGATTACGGCGGCGTTGTGCCAGAACTGGCCTCCCGCGACCACGTGCGCAAGACGGTGCCGCTGATTCAGGCGGCACTGAAAGAGGCACATCTTAGCTCTTCAGATATTAATGCCGTGGCGTATACCGCAGGTCCTGGGCTTGTGGGTGCGCTGCTGGTTGGTGCAACCATTGGGCGCGCGCTGGCGTTTGCCTGGGATGTCCCTGCGGTTGCGGTGCATCATATGGAAGGCCACCTGCTGGCACCGATGCTGGAAGATAATCCACCTGAGTTCCCGTTTGTGGCCCTGCTGGTGTCCGGGGGACATACTCAGCTTATCAGCGTCACCGGTATCGGTGAGTATGAATTGCTGGGCGAGTCCATTGACGATGCCGCAGGCGAAGCGTTTGATAAAACGGCCAAACTGTTGGGACTGGATTATCCTGGCGGCCCGATGCTCTCTAAAATGGCCGCACAGGGCACGGCAGGGCGCTATGTGTTCCCGCGCCCGATGACCGACCGGCCCGGGCTTGATTTCAGCTTCTCTGGCCTGAAAACCTTTGCCGCGAATACCATTCGCAGCGGCGACAGCGACGAGCAAACGCGTGCCGATATCGCCCGCGCGTTTGAAGACGCGGTGGTCGATACACTGATGATCAAATGCAAGCGCGCGCTGGATCAGACCGGTTTTAAACGTCTGGTGATCGCGGGCGGCGTGAGTGCTAACCGTACGCTGCGGGCAAAGCTTGCGGAAATGATGGCAAAACGCCGTGGTGAAGTGTTTTACGCTCGTCCTGAGTTTTGCACCGATAACGGCGCGATGATTGCGTATGCGGGAATGGTGCGCCTGAAGGCAGGCTGTGTGACGGATTTGAGTGTGAGCGTGCGTCCGCGCTGGCCGCTGTCTGAACTGCCGGCGGCAGTGTAA
- the plsY gene encoding glycerol-3-phosphate 1-O-acyltransferase PlsY, with protein sequence MSAIAPVMIILAYLFGSVSSAILVCRLAGLPDPRESGSRNPGATNVLRIGGKGAAVAVLIFDVLKGMLPVWAAWALGVTPLWLGLIAIAACLGHIWPVFFGFRGGKGVATAFGAIAPIGWDLTGVMTGTWLLTVLLSGYSSLGAIVSALIAPFYVWWFKPQFTFPVAMLSCLILWRHHDNIQRLWRGQETKIWKKLRRKKATDEEDKENGETK encoded by the coding sequence ATGAGTGCAATCGCGCCTGTGATGATCATCCTCGCGTACCTTTTCGGCTCTGTTTCCAGCGCCATTCTGGTTTGCCGCCTTGCCGGTTTGCCAGACCCCCGGGAGAGCGGTTCACGCAACCCCGGCGCCACCAATGTTTTACGCATCGGCGGCAAAGGCGCAGCCGTAGCGGTGCTGATTTTCGATGTGCTAAAAGGCATGTTGCCGGTCTGGGCTGCATGGGCGCTGGGCGTCACGCCGCTCTGGCTCGGGCTGATTGCCATTGCCGCCTGCCTGGGCCACATCTGGCCGGTGTTTTTTGGCTTTCGCGGCGGTAAAGGTGTGGCGACGGCCTTTGGCGCTATCGCCCCCATTGGCTGGGACCTTACCGGCGTGATGACAGGCACCTGGCTGCTCACGGTGCTGCTAAGCGGCTACTCCTCGCTTGGCGCTATCGTCAGCGCGCTTATCGCCCCGTTTTATGTCTGGTGGTTTAAACCGCAGTTCACCTTTCCGGTTGCGATGCTGTCATGCCTGATTCTCTGGCGTCATCACGATAACATTCAGCGCCTGTGGCGTGGCCAGGAAACGAAAATCTGGAAGAAACTGCGTCGCAAGAAAGCGACCGATGAGGAAGATAAGGAAAACGGAGAGACAAAGTAG
- the folB gene encoding bifunctional dihydroneopterin aldolase/7,8-dihydroneopterin epimerase — protein MDIVFIEQLSVITTIGVYDWEQTIEQKLVFDIEMGWDNRTAAVSDNVNDCLSYADVCDAIVAHVEGGRFALVERVAEEVAALLQNRFCSPWVRIKVSKPGAVARAARVGVIIERGNFPKE, from the coding sequence ATGGATATTGTATTTATAGAGCAGCTTTCGGTAATCACCACTATTGGTGTTTACGACTGGGAACAGACAATTGAACAGAAACTGGTGTTCGATATCGAAATGGGCTGGGACAATCGCACTGCTGCCGTGAGCGATAACGTCAATGACTGCCTGAGCTATGCCGACGTGTGTGACGCTATTGTCGCGCACGTTGAAGGCGGGCGTTTTGCACTGGTTGAGCGCGTGGCAGAAGAAGTCGCGGCACTGTTACAAAACCGTTTTTGCTCGCCGTGGGTGCGCATCAAAGTCAGCAAACCCGGCGCTGTGGCGCGGGCGGCAAGAGTAGGCGTCATCATTGAGCGTGGCAATTTTCCGAAAGAATAA
- the bacA gene encoding undecaprenyl-diphosphate phosphatase, giving the protein MGDVHSLVIAAILGVVEGLTEFLPVSSTGHMIIVGHLLGFEGDTAKTFEVVIQLGSILAVVVMFWRRLFGLIGIHFGPKPHEGEGSGRLSLIHILLGMIPAVVLGLVFHDTIKSLFNPVNVMYALVVGGLLLIAAECFKPKEPRAVGVDDMTYRQAFMIGCFQCLALWPGFSRSGATISGGMLMGVSRYAASEFSFLLAVPMMMGATALDLYKSWGFLTLTDLPMFAVGFVTAFIVALIAIKTFLQLIKRISFIPFAIYRFIVAAAVYVVFF; this is encoded by the coding sequence ATGGGTGATGTGCATTCATTGGTGATAGCCGCCATTCTTGGGGTTGTCGAGGGACTCACCGAGTTCCTGCCCGTATCCAGCACCGGACATATGATTATCGTCGGTCATCTGCTGGGGTTTGAAGGCGATACGGCAAAAACATTCGAAGTGGTGATTCAGCTTGGCTCCATTCTCGCCGTGGTGGTGATGTTCTGGCGTCGTCTGTTTGGCCTGATAGGCATTCATTTTGGGCCAAAGCCCCATGAAGGCGAAGGCAGCGGACGGCTGTCGCTGATTCATATTCTGCTTGGCATGATCCCGGCGGTGGTGCTGGGGCTGGTGTTCCATGACACCATCAAATCGCTGTTTAACCCGGTGAACGTCATGTACGCGCTGGTGGTGGGCGGCCTGCTGCTGATTGCCGCTGAATGCTTCAAACCAAAAGAGCCGCGTGCGGTCGGCGTTGACGATATGACGTATCGTCAGGCGTTTATGATTGGCTGCTTTCAGTGTCTGGCGCTGTGGCCGGGGTTTTCACGCTCAGGAGCCACTATTTCCGGCGGTATGCTGATGGGCGTAAGCCGCTATGCGGCCTCAGAGTTCTCGTTCCTGCTGGCGGTGCCGATGATGATGGGCGCGACGGCGCTGGATCTCTATAAAAGCTGGGGATTCCTGACGCTGACCGACCTGCCGATGTTTGCCGTGGGCTTTGTCACCGCCTTTATCGTCGCGTTAATTGCTATCAAGACCTTCCTGCAGTTGATTAAGCGTATTTCTTTTATCCCGTTTGCTATCTACCGCTTTATTGTGGCGGCAGCGGTGTACGTGGTGTTCTTCTAA
- a CDS encoding multifunctional CCA addition/repair protein: MKIYLVGGAVRDGLLGLPVKDKDWVVVGATPQHMLDTGYQQVGRDFPVFLHPDSREEYALARTERKSGHGYTGFVCHAEPDVTLEQDLQRRDLTINAIALDEHGEYVDPWGGRTDLARRILRHVSPAFNEDPLRVLRVARFAARYAHLNFRIADDTMALMREMAARGELAHLTPERVWKETENALTSRNPQVYFQVLRDCGALAVLFPEIDALFGVPAPEKWHPEIDTGVHTLMTLSMAAQLSPDVDVRFSALTHDLGKGLTPKHLWPRHHGHGPAGVKLVEQLCQRLRVPNDIRDLAKLVAEYHDLIHTLPILRPETLVRLFDSLDAWRKPQRVEQLALTSEADARGRTGFEASDYPQGQLLREAWHVAQRVSTKDVVAQGFQGMEIREELTRRRVNAVAQWKSQACPQPKG; the protein is encoded by the coding sequence GTGAAGATTTATCTGGTCGGCGGTGCAGTCAGAGACGGGTTGTTAGGTCTGCCGGTTAAAGATAAAGACTGGGTGGTAGTCGGCGCCACACCGCAGCATATGCTCGACACAGGCTACCAGCAGGTCGGCCGTGATTTCCCTGTGTTCCTCCATCCCGACAGCCGCGAAGAGTACGCGCTGGCCCGCACTGAGCGTAAGTCCGGCCACGGTTACACCGGTTTTGTGTGCCACGCTGAACCGGACGTCACCCTGGAGCAGGATTTACAACGTCGTGACCTGACCATTAACGCCATTGCGCTGGACGAGCACGGCGAGTATGTCGATCCCTGGGGAGGACGCACGGATCTGGCACGCCGTATTCTGCGCCACGTCTCTCCTGCGTTTAACGAAGATCCGCTGCGCGTGCTGCGCGTGGCGCGCTTTGCCGCCCGCTACGCGCATCTTAATTTCCGCATTGCCGACGACACCATGGCGTTGATGCGCGAGATGGCCGCTCGCGGCGAACTGGCACACCTGACGCCCGAGCGCGTATGGAAGGAAACGGAAAACGCCCTGACCTCGCGTAATCCGCAGGTCTATTTCCAGGTGCTGCGTGACTGTGGCGCGCTGGCGGTGCTGTTCCCGGAAATCGACGCGCTGTTTGGCGTGCCCGCCCCCGAAAAGTGGCACCCGGAAATTGACACCGGCGTACATACGCTGATGACGCTCTCCATGGCAGCACAGCTGAGTCCCGATGTGGATGTGCGCTTTTCGGCACTCACTCACGATCTCGGTAAAGGGTTGACGCCAAAGCACCTGTGGCCGCGCCACCATGGCCACGGCCCGGCAGGCGTCAAGCTGGTAGAGCAATTGTGCCAGCGCCTGCGGGTGCCGAATGATATTCGCGATTTGGCAAAGCTGGTGGCCGAGTACCATGACCTGATTCACACTCTGCCCATTCTGCGCCCTGAAACGCTGGTCAGACTGTTTGATTCTCTTGATGCCTGGCGCAAACCACAGCGCGTGGAGCAGCTTGCATTAACCAGCGAGGCCGACGCCCGCGGGCGTACCGGTTTTGAAGCCAGTGACTATCCGCAGGGACAGCTGCTGCGCGAAGCCTGGCACGTGGCACAGCGCGTATCGACCAAAGACGTGGTCGCACAGGGTTTTCAAGGCATGGAAATTCGTGAGGAGTTGACGCGCAGGCGCGTTAACGCCGTTGCGCAGTGGAAATCGCAGGCTTGCCCCCAGCCCAAAGGCTGA
- a CDS encoding SH3 domain-containing protein — protein sequence MQKLRLISFALLSLSVTAVAHAEEKRYVSDELTTWVRSGPGDNYRLLGSVNAGEAVDLMQTNGKYGQVRDSNGRVAWILLSDLKNTPSLRTRVPDLENQVKTLTDKLNNIDTTWNQRTAEMQKKVAESDSVINGLKQENQQLKNQLVIAQKKVNAANIQLDDKQRNIIMQWFMYGGGVAGVGLLLGLLLPYMLPSRKRKDRWMN from the coding sequence ATGCAGAAATTACGCCTGATTAGCTTTGCTTTACTTTCTCTTAGCGTTACCGCAGTGGCTCACGCGGAAGAAAAACGTTATGTTTCTGACGAATTAACCACTTGGGTACGCAGCGGCCCTGGCGATAACTACCGCCTGCTCGGCTCAGTCAACGCCGGTGAAGCCGTAGATCTTATGCAGACCAACGGCAAATACGGCCAGGTGCGCGACAGCAATGGCCGCGTGGCCTGGATTCTGCTAAGCGACCTGAAAAACACGCCGAGCCTGCGTACCCGCGTGCCGGATCTCGAAAACCAGGTCAAAACGCTGACCGACAAGCTTAATAATATCGACACCACCTGGAACCAGCGTACCGCTGAGATGCAGAAAAAGGTGGCCGAGAGCGACAGCGTTATCAATGGCCTCAAGCAGGAAAATCAACAGCTGAAAAACCAGCTGGTGATCGCGCAGAAGAAAGTGAATGCCGCCAATATCCAGCTTGACGATAAGCAGCGCAACATCATCATGCAGTGGTTTATGTACGGTGGCGGTGTCGCGGGCGTTGGCCTGCTGCTCGGTCTGCTGCTGCCTTATATGCTGCCAAGCCGCAAGCGCAAAGACCGCTGGATGAACTAA
- a CDS encoding inorganic triphosphatase, with amino-acid sequence MSQEIELKFLVHPSAPDALRTVLNTLPGDHTIPRKLLNIYYETSDMQLRRHDMGLRIRGVDGRYEMTMKTAGQTVGGLHQRPEYNVELSEPELALARFPQEMWPEGLDVDALASTLAPLFSTDFEREKWVVTYGESRIEIALDLGEIRSGEFSEPLSELELELLEGRVEDVLGLAREHLLRDGLRQGSLSKAARGYHLARGNAPREIKPLGVLETAPKATLEQGLSGALELALAHWQYHEELWVRGVTGAQEQVAEAVALVRHTLTLFGGVIPRKASTHLREQLSQLADALPGASDALAWSALSGSAKLTLTDWMVTRGWLAFLDDAARSKLGGSLKRFADTHLSRASAELKEAFRQPLTGRYVEQLPRLERVIHTAYVLSGFYPRGERQAWIDGWQALRHAICANLIYEIEPLRKQALSAAPFWRHSGQH; translated from the coding sequence ATGTCTCAAGAAATCGAACTAAAATTTCTCGTTCATCCGAGCGCGCCAGACGCGCTACGCACGGTACTCAATACGCTACCGGGCGATCATACCATCCCACGCAAGCTGCTCAACATCTATTATGAAACGTCTGATATGCAGCTGCGTCGCCATGACATGGGTTTACGCATTCGCGGTGTTGATGGTCGCTACGAAATGACGATGAAAACGGCAGGCCAGACGGTGGGCGGTTTACATCAGCGTCCTGAATATAACGTGGAACTTTCTGAACCCGAACTGGCGTTGGCGCGTTTCCCGCAGGAAATGTGGCCTGAAGGGCTGGATGTTGACGCGCTGGCATCAACGCTGGCACCGCTGTTCAGCACCGACTTTGAACGTGAGAAGTGGGTGGTTACTTACGGCGAAAGCCGCATTGAAATTGCGCTGGATTTAGGCGAAATACGCAGCGGAGAGTTCAGTGAACCGCTCAGTGAGCTGGAGCTTGAGCTGCTGGAAGGGCGCGTGGAAGACGTGCTGGGGCTGGCGCGTGAACACCTGCTGCGCGATGGCCTGCGTCAGGGCAGCCTGAGCAAAGCCGCACGCGGCTACCACCTGGCTCGCGGCAATGCTCCGCGTGAGATTAAGCCGCTCGGCGTGCTGGAAACCGCGCCAAAAGCCACGCTGGAACAGGGACTGAGCGGTGCGCTGGAACTGGCTCTGGCGCACTGGCAGTATCATGAAGAACTGTGGGTGCGCGGGGTGACGGGCGCGCAGGAGCAGGTGGCTGAAGCGGTGGCGCTGGTGCGCCATACGCTGACACTGTTCGGCGGCGTGATCCCAAGAAAGGCGAGCACTCACTTACGTGAGCAGTTAAGCCAGCTTGCTGATGCTCTGCCAGGCGCGAGCGATGCGCTGGCATGGAGTGCGCTCAGTGGCAGCGCCAAACTCACCCTCACCGACTGGATGGTTACGCGCGGCTGGTTGGCGTTTCTTGACGACGCTGCGCGCAGCAAACTGGGCGGTTCACTTAAACGTTTTGCCGACACACACCTTTCGCGCGCGTCGGCCGAGCTGAAAGAGGCTTTTCGCCAGCCGCTGACCGGGCGTTACGTCGAGCAATTACCGCGCCTTGAGCGCGTTATTCACACTGCATATGTGTTGTCTGGGTTTTACCCGCGTGGCGAACGCCAGGCGTGGATTGACGGCTGGCAGGCGCTCAGACACGCGATTTGCGCAAATCTTATCTATGAGATTGAGCCTCTGCGTAAGCAGGCGCTCAGCGCTGCGCCGTTCTGGCGTCACAGCGGGCAACACTAA